The following are encoded in a window of Paenibacillus polymyxa genomic DNA:
- a CDS encoding glycerophosphodiester phosphodiesterase: protein MTVTEKVINFAHRGASGVCPENTMAAFRHALELGATGIETDVQRTQDGHLVLIHDESLKRTTGCSLDVRDITLEELNKLDAGGWFDEKFRGERVPMLDELLELAQSSNTIINLELKNSIYLYPGMEEEVIAAVKRFGLEQRVIISSFNHESLALCAQLAPEIKTGALYIEIMVRPSEYATQFGVTALHAYKQVVTPEAVSEALALGVVYHPWTVNEPEEMKRLLEAGVNGIITDYPDRLAHLLAVRSS from the coding sequence GTGACCGTAACCGAAAAGGTGATTAATTTCGCACACCGCGGAGCTTCAGGTGTATGTCCCGAGAATACGATGGCGGCATTCCGCCACGCCTTGGAACTGGGAGCAACAGGTATAGAGACGGATGTGCAGCGTACCCAAGATGGGCATCTGGTGCTGATTCATGATGAGTCGCTGAAGCGTACGACAGGTTGCTCACTGGATGTAAGGGATATTACGCTGGAAGAATTAAACAAACTGGATGCGGGCGGTTGGTTTGATGAGAAATTCCGAGGTGAGCGGGTCCCGATGCTGGATGAGCTACTGGAACTAGCCCAGTCCTCGAATACAATTATTAATTTAGAGTTGAAAAATAGCATTTATCTCTATCCGGGAATGGAGGAAGAGGTCATTGCTGCCGTGAAGCGTTTTGGGTTGGAACAGCGGGTAATCATATCCAGCTTCAATCACGAATCGCTGGCGCTCTGTGCGCAGCTTGCTCCTGAGATCAAGACGGGGGCGCTGTATATTGAAATTATGGTTCGTCCATCGGAGTATGCCACCCAGTTCGGGGTTACAGCACTTCATGCCTACAAACAAGTTGTTACACCAGAAGCTGTATCAGAGGCTTTGGCATTAGGCGTCGTCTACCACCCATGGACGGTGAATGAACCGGAAGAAATGAAGCGTCTGCTGGAGGCCGGGGTGAACGGCATCATTACGGACTATCCTGATCGGTTGGCGCATTTGTTGGCTGTTCGCTCTTCCTAA
- a CDS encoding class I SAM-dependent methyltransferase has product MIPEGNLQSNVDRFNGFADNYDQHRPEAPTLVVEIISRYLERNVELVADIGCGTGLSTFIWENAARQIVGIEPNPDMRGKAQHKLETAGTTIAGTISFKSGFSNNLPFEDGTVDVITCSQSFHWMDPESTLQEAGRVLAQGGVFAAFDCDWPPVLQWQIEQAYIELITKADTLLEQEAPVEQQAHKWSKDQHLANLHRSGQFRYTREIVFHNREQCDAARYTGLALSQGGIQSLFKLGNRALDDDIARFVKLVENHFQGRTLDILFSYRMRLGIK; this is encoded by the coding sequence ATGATACCTGAGGGAAATCTGCAAAGTAATGTGGATCGTTTCAACGGTTTTGCCGACAACTACGATCAGCATCGCCCGGAAGCGCCGACACTCGTCGTGGAAATCATCAGCCGCTATCTGGAGCGAAACGTAGAGCTAGTTGCCGATATTGGCTGCGGTACAGGACTTTCAACTTTCATATGGGAAAACGCCGCTCGGCAAATCGTCGGTATCGAGCCTAACCCGGACATGAGAGGAAAAGCACAGCACAAGCTGGAGACAGCAGGAACGACAATAGCAGGAACCATTTCCTTCAAAAGCGGGTTCTCCAACAACCTGCCCTTTGAAGACGGAACTGTAGACGTCATTACCTGCTCTCAATCCTTTCACTGGATGGACCCCGAGAGCACGCTTCAGGAAGCGGGCAGGGTCTTGGCTCAGGGCGGCGTGTTTGCGGCCTTTGACTGTGACTGGCCTCCGGTGCTGCAATGGCAGATAGAGCAAGCTTATATAGAGCTTATCACCAAAGCGGATACCCTTTTGGAACAGGAAGCCCCAGTAGAGCAACAAGCTCATAAATGGAGCAAGGATCAGCATTTAGCTAATCTGCACCGCAGCGGACAATTCCGATATACCCGGGAGATTGTCTTTCACAACCGTGAGCAGTGTGACGCAGCTCGCTATACAGGGCTCGCTCTCAGCCAAGGGGGTATTCAAAGTCTCTTCAAACTTGGCAATCGAGCGCTTGACGACGATATAGCCCGCTTCGTGAAGCTGGTAGAGAATCATTTTCAGGGCAGAACACTAGATATCCTGTTCAGCTATCGCATGCGGCTCGGCATCAAGTAG